Proteins encoded in a region of the Phacochoerus africanus isolate WHEZ1 chromosome 8, ROS_Pafr_v1, whole genome shotgun sequence genome:
- the KIAA1522 gene encoding uncharacterized protein KIAA1522 homolog isoform X1 yields the protein MAAREPLAAPAADEPGGPGGPPRRKKSRSGASGLRRAFSWLRGKRRKKKAAGAEGAEPAAPRAKKADDKARRAKGKGRGSAKAESDKRLSAGPSQGPGSVVDEHQDNVFFPSGRPPHLEELHTQAQEGLRSLQHQERQKLNKAAWDHGDTQSIQSSRTGPDEDSISFCSQTTSYTAESSTAEDALSIRSEMIQRKGSTFRPHDSFPKSCGKSGRRRRERRSTVLGLPQHVQKELGLRNEREAPGTPRPPGPRDAVRIPTVDGRPAGLASGPGARVSLQALEAEAEAGAKAEAMLQCHIDRIYRDDTLVGRSTGARPPPLTRPMSLAVPGLTGGAGPPEPLSPAMSISPQATYLSKLIPHAVLPPTVDVVALGRCSLRTLSRCSLLSASPASVRSFGHFSSASSPRPRSRHPSSSSDTWSHSQSSETIVSDGSTLSSKGGSEGPPEGSVASSSVVPPPQGGSGRGSPSGGSTAEASDTVSIRSGGQLSGRSVSLRKLKRPPPPPRRTHSLHQRGSVAPDGPLGLPPKPERKQQPQLPRPPTTGGSEGMGAAPCPSSSAGSWAPVLSPGGSRRPPRSPERTLSPSSGYSSQSGTPTLPPKGLAGASASPGKAQPPKPERVTSLRSPGASVSSSLTSLCSSSSDPAPSDRSGPHMSTTLGDRFVIPPHPKVPAPFSPPPSKPKSPKQAAPAPAAPAVIPGPISITAASPESPPTPQISLTPPQASLVASKDQSPPPSPPPSYHPPPPPTKKPEAVEEALSAPETAEEPLQDPNWPPPPPPAPEEQDLSMADFPPPEEAFFSVAGPEPAGPSHPPEPSSAAVSIQSQPCGTPDTPPALPAPPAAGSVTGLLAKVPGREPVGCSRGGGPPREDAGAPLVTPSLLQMVRLRSVGAPTVAPNPASAPLAPQKPLRRALSGRASPTPAPSSGLHAAVRLKASNLAASVGPVSAQPNGPPEAEPRSPASTASFIFSKGTKKLQLERPLSPETQADLQRNLVAELRSISEQRPPQATKKPPKAPPPVARKPSGGVPPPTSPSFLPAEPLTAPPTNGLPHAQAEDRTKEELAENGGVPQLVGPEEQKLGVPGSGPQKELV from the exons ATGGCGGCCCGCGAGCCcctggccgcacctgcggccgaCGAGCCGGGGGGTCCTGGCGGTCCCCCGCGCAGGAAGAAGTCCCGCTCCGGCGCGTCCGGCCTCCGCCGCGCCTTCAGCTGGCTGCGGGGCAAGCGGCGCAAGAAGAAGGCGGCGGGAGCCGAGGGTGCCGAACCGGCTGCCCCCCGGGCCAAGAAGGCGGACGACAAAGCCAGAAGGGCCAAGGGTAAAGGCCGAG GGTCTGCCAAGGCTGAGAGCGACAAGCGTCTAAGTGCAGGGCCCAGCCAGGGGCCAGGGTCTGTAGTGGATGAGCATCAGGACAATGTCTTCTTCCCCAGTGGCCGACCGCCTCACCTGGAAGAGCTGCACACGCAGGCCCAGGAGGGGCTCCGCTCCCTCCAGCACCAAG AAAGACAGAAACTGAACAAGGCTGCCTGGGACCATGGAGACACCCAGAGCATCCAG TCCTCCCGGACGGGGCCGGATGAAGACAGCATCTCCTTCTGCAGCCAGACCACTTCCTACACGGCCGAGAGCTCCACGGCAGAGGATGCTCTCTCCATCCGCTCTGAGATGATCCAGCGCAAAG GGTCCACCTTCCGACCCCATGACTCATTTCCCAAATCATGTGGAAAGTCAGGAcggcggcggcgggagcggcGGAGCACGGTGCTGGGACTGCCACAGCATGTGCAGAAGGAACTCG GCCTGCGGAATGAGCGTGAGGCACCAGGTACTCCTCGGCCTCCTGGCCCACGGGATGCTGTCCGAATCCCCACGGTGGATGGCCGCCCGGCAGGCCTGGCctcagggccaggggccagggtgtCCCTGCAGGCgctggaggcagaggcagaagccGGTGCCAAGGCAGAGGCCATGCTGCAGTGCCACATCGACCGCATCTACCGGGATGACACCCTCGTTGGCCGGTCCACGGGTGCCCGGCCCCCGCCACTCACCCGGCCCATGTCCCTGGCAGTTCCGGGACTGACAGGAGGGGCAGGGCCTCCAGAGCCCCTGAGCCCCGCCATGTCCATCTCGCCCCAGGCCACCTACTTGTCGAAGCTGATCCCCCACGCAGTGCTGCCACCCACAGTGGACGTGGTGGCCCTGGGCCGCTGCAGCCTGCGCACACTGAGCCGCTGCAGCCTGCTCTCAGCCAGCCCGGCCTCCGTCCGCTCGTTTGGCCACTTCTCCTCGGCCTCCAGCCCGCGGCCCCGCAGCCGCCATCCTTCTTCCTCCAGCGACACCTGGAGCCACTCTCAGTCCTCTGAGACCATCGTGTCTGACGGCTCTACCCTCTCCTCCAAGGGTGGCTCTGAGGGCCCGCCAGAGGGCTCCGTGGCCAGCAGCAGCgtggtgccccctccccaggggggCAGCGGGAGGGGCTCTCCCAGCGGGGGCAGCACTGCCGAGGCCTCAGACACTGTCAGCATTCGGAGTGGTGGGCAGTTGTCCGGCCGAAGCGTGTCCCTTCGGAAGCTGAAGCGGCCCCCGCCACCTCCCCGCCGGACCCACTCGCTCCATcagcgtggctcagtggcacCTGATGGGCCGTTGGGGTTGCCTCCCAAGCCCGAGCGGAAGCAGCAGCCACAGCTGCCCCGGCCCCCCACCACTGGTGGGTCAGAAGGGATGGGGGCGGCACCCTGTCCATCCAGCTCAGCAGGCAGCTGGGCACCTGTCCTGTCTCCAGGTGGCTCCCGGCGTCCCCCACGCTCCCCGGAACGGACACTGTCACCCTCCAGTGGATACTCGAGCCAAAGTGgtacccccaccctccctcccaaggGTCTAGCAGGGGCCTCTGCTTCCCCAGGCAAGGCCCAACCCCCTAAGCCAGAGCGCGTCACTTCTCTTCGATCTCCTGGggcctctgtctcctcctccctcacGTCTCTGTGTTCTTCCTCCTCTGATCCAGCCCCCTCGGACCGCTCTGGTCCACACATGTCAACCACCCTGGGTGACAGGTTTGTCATACCTCCTCACCCCAAGGTGcctgcccccttctccccacctccttcaAAGCCCAAGAGCCCTAAGCAAGCTGCCCCTGCTCCGGCTGCCCCTGCTGTGATCCCCGGGCCCATTTCCATCACTGCTGCCAGTCCTGAGTCCCCACCCACTCCCCAGATATCCCTGACTCCACCGCAGGCATCTCTTGTTGCCTCCAAAGACCAATcacccccaccatccccacccccatcttatcacccaccccccccacccactAAGAAGCCAGAGGCTGTTGAGGAGGCCCTGTCTGCCCCAGAGACTGCTGAGGAGCCCCTCCAAGATCCCaactggcccccacccccacctcctgcaccAGAGGAGCAGGACCTTTCCATGGCCGACTTCCCTCCACCTGAGGAGGCCTTCTTCTCTGTGGCTGGCCCTGAGCCTGCAGGCCCTTCCCACCCCCCGGAGCCCTCCTCAGCCGCTGTCTCTATCCAGAGCCAGCCCTGTGGTACCCCAGACACTCCTCCAGCTCTGCCAGCCCCGCCTGCTGCTGGTTCTGTCACAGGGCTTCTGGCCAAGGTCCCTGGGAGGGAACCAGTGGGctgcagcaggggtggggggcctcCCAGGGAGGATGCCGGTGCCCCCCTGGTCACACCCTCCCTCCTGCAGATGGTTCGGCTGCGCTCTGTGGGTGCTCCCACGGTGGCTCCAAACCCAGCATCAGCACCCTTAGCCCCCCAGAAGCCACTACGAAGGGCCCTGTCAGGGCGGGCCAGCCCAACGCCGGCCCCCTCCTCAGGGCTCCACGCTGCTGTTCGACTCAAGGCCTCCAATCTGGCTGCCAGCGTGGGCCCTGTGAGTGCCCAACCCAATGGACCACCTGAGGCAGAGCCACGGTCCCCTGCCTCTACGGCCAGCTTCATCTTCTCCAAGGGCACTAAAAAGCTGCAGTTGGAGCGGCCCCTGTCCCCTGAGACGCAAGCTGACCTCCAGCGGAACCTGGTAGCAGAGCTTCGGAGTATCTCAGAGCAACGGCCGCCCCAGGCCACAAAGAAGCCACCAAAGGCTCCCCCGCCCGTGGCCCGCAAGCCTTCTGGGGGAGtccccccacccacctctcccAGCTTCCTTCCGGCTGAGCCCCTCACTGCTCCTCCCACCAATGGGCTCCCTCACGCCCAGGCCGAAGACAGGACTAAGGAGGAGCTGGCGGAGAATGGAGGTGTCCCACAGCTGGTGGGCCCAGAAGAGCAGAAGCTGGGCGTACCTGGCTCAG GCCCGCAGAAGGAGCTGGTCTGA
- the KIAA1522 gene encoding uncharacterized protein KIAA1522 homolog isoform X2, which produces MGNSHHKRKAPSGPRARSFWRFGRSAKRPAGSAKAESDKRLSAGPSQGPGSVVDEHQDNVFFPSGRPPHLEELHTQAQEGLRSLQHQERQKLNKAAWDHGDTQSIQSSRTGPDEDSISFCSQTTSYTAESSTAEDALSIRSEMIQRKGSTFRPHDSFPKSCGKSGRRRRERRSTVLGLPQHVQKELGLRNEREAPGTPRPPGPRDAVRIPTVDGRPAGLASGPGARVSLQALEAEAEAGAKAEAMLQCHIDRIYRDDTLVGRSTGARPPPLTRPMSLAVPGLTGGAGPPEPLSPAMSISPQATYLSKLIPHAVLPPTVDVVALGRCSLRTLSRCSLLSASPASVRSFGHFSSASSPRPRSRHPSSSSDTWSHSQSSETIVSDGSTLSSKGGSEGPPEGSVASSSVVPPPQGGSGRGSPSGGSTAEASDTVSIRSGGQLSGRSVSLRKLKRPPPPPRRTHSLHQRGSVAPDGPLGLPPKPERKQQPQLPRPPTTGGSEGMGAAPCPSSSAGSWAPVLSPGGSRRPPRSPERTLSPSSGYSSQSGTPTLPPKGLAGASASPGKAQPPKPERVTSLRSPGASVSSSLTSLCSSSSDPAPSDRSGPHMSTTLGDRFVIPPHPKVPAPFSPPPSKPKSPKQAAPAPAAPAVIPGPISITAASPESPPTPQISLTPPQASLVASKDQSPPPSPPPSYHPPPPPTKKPEAVEEALSAPETAEEPLQDPNWPPPPPPAPEEQDLSMADFPPPEEAFFSVAGPEPAGPSHPPEPSSAAVSIQSQPCGTPDTPPALPAPPAAGSVTGLLAKVPGREPVGCSRGGGPPREDAGAPLVTPSLLQMVRLRSVGAPTVAPNPASAPLAPQKPLRRALSGRASPTPAPSSGLHAAVRLKASNLAASVGPVSAQPNGPPEAEPRSPASTASFIFSKGTKKLQLERPLSPETQADLQRNLVAELRSISEQRPPQATKKPPKAPPPVARKPSGGVPPPTSPSFLPAEPLTAPPTNGLPHAQAEDRTKEELAENGGVPQLVGPEEQKLGVPGSGPQKELV; this is translated from the exons ATGGGAAACTCACACCACAAGAGGAAGGCCCCCAGCGGCCCCCGGGCCCGCAGCTTCTGGCGGTTCGGGCGGTCGGCGAAGCGGCCGGCAG GGTCTGCCAAGGCTGAGAGCGACAAGCGTCTAAGTGCAGGGCCCAGCCAGGGGCCAGGGTCTGTAGTGGATGAGCATCAGGACAATGTCTTCTTCCCCAGTGGCCGACCGCCTCACCTGGAAGAGCTGCACACGCAGGCCCAGGAGGGGCTCCGCTCCCTCCAGCACCAAG AAAGACAGAAACTGAACAAGGCTGCCTGGGACCATGGAGACACCCAGAGCATCCAG TCCTCCCGGACGGGGCCGGATGAAGACAGCATCTCCTTCTGCAGCCAGACCACTTCCTACACGGCCGAGAGCTCCACGGCAGAGGATGCTCTCTCCATCCGCTCTGAGATGATCCAGCGCAAAG GGTCCACCTTCCGACCCCATGACTCATTTCCCAAATCATGTGGAAAGTCAGGAcggcggcggcgggagcggcGGAGCACGGTGCTGGGACTGCCACAGCATGTGCAGAAGGAACTCG GCCTGCGGAATGAGCGTGAGGCACCAGGTACTCCTCGGCCTCCTGGCCCACGGGATGCTGTCCGAATCCCCACGGTGGATGGCCGCCCGGCAGGCCTGGCctcagggccaggggccagggtgtCCCTGCAGGCgctggaggcagaggcagaagccGGTGCCAAGGCAGAGGCCATGCTGCAGTGCCACATCGACCGCATCTACCGGGATGACACCCTCGTTGGCCGGTCCACGGGTGCCCGGCCCCCGCCACTCACCCGGCCCATGTCCCTGGCAGTTCCGGGACTGACAGGAGGGGCAGGGCCTCCAGAGCCCCTGAGCCCCGCCATGTCCATCTCGCCCCAGGCCACCTACTTGTCGAAGCTGATCCCCCACGCAGTGCTGCCACCCACAGTGGACGTGGTGGCCCTGGGCCGCTGCAGCCTGCGCACACTGAGCCGCTGCAGCCTGCTCTCAGCCAGCCCGGCCTCCGTCCGCTCGTTTGGCCACTTCTCCTCGGCCTCCAGCCCGCGGCCCCGCAGCCGCCATCCTTCTTCCTCCAGCGACACCTGGAGCCACTCTCAGTCCTCTGAGACCATCGTGTCTGACGGCTCTACCCTCTCCTCCAAGGGTGGCTCTGAGGGCCCGCCAGAGGGCTCCGTGGCCAGCAGCAGCgtggtgccccctccccaggggggCAGCGGGAGGGGCTCTCCCAGCGGGGGCAGCACTGCCGAGGCCTCAGACACTGTCAGCATTCGGAGTGGTGGGCAGTTGTCCGGCCGAAGCGTGTCCCTTCGGAAGCTGAAGCGGCCCCCGCCACCTCCCCGCCGGACCCACTCGCTCCATcagcgtggctcagtggcacCTGATGGGCCGTTGGGGTTGCCTCCCAAGCCCGAGCGGAAGCAGCAGCCACAGCTGCCCCGGCCCCCCACCACTGGTGGGTCAGAAGGGATGGGGGCGGCACCCTGTCCATCCAGCTCAGCAGGCAGCTGGGCACCTGTCCTGTCTCCAGGTGGCTCCCGGCGTCCCCCACGCTCCCCGGAACGGACACTGTCACCCTCCAGTGGATACTCGAGCCAAAGTGgtacccccaccctccctcccaaggGTCTAGCAGGGGCCTCTGCTTCCCCAGGCAAGGCCCAACCCCCTAAGCCAGAGCGCGTCACTTCTCTTCGATCTCCTGGggcctctgtctcctcctccctcacGTCTCTGTGTTCTTCCTCCTCTGATCCAGCCCCCTCGGACCGCTCTGGTCCACACATGTCAACCACCCTGGGTGACAGGTTTGTCATACCTCCTCACCCCAAGGTGcctgcccccttctccccacctccttcaAAGCCCAAGAGCCCTAAGCAAGCTGCCCCTGCTCCGGCTGCCCCTGCTGTGATCCCCGGGCCCATTTCCATCACTGCTGCCAGTCCTGAGTCCCCACCCACTCCCCAGATATCCCTGACTCCACCGCAGGCATCTCTTGTTGCCTCCAAAGACCAATcacccccaccatccccacccccatcttatcacccaccccccccacccactAAGAAGCCAGAGGCTGTTGAGGAGGCCCTGTCTGCCCCAGAGACTGCTGAGGAGCCCCTCCAAGATCCCaactggcccccacccccacctcctgcaccAGAGGAGCAGGACCTTTCCATGGCCGACTTCCCTCCACCTGAGGAGGCCTTCTTCTCTGTGGCTGGCCCTGAGCCTGCAGGCCCTTCCCACCCCCCGGAGCCCTCCTCAGCCGCTGTCTCTATCCAGAGCCAGCCCTGTGGTACCCCAGACACTCCTCCAGCTCTGCCAGCCCCGCCTGCTGCTGGTTCTGTCACAGGGCTTCTGGCCAAGGTCCCTGGGAGGGAACCAGTGGGctgcagcaggggtggggggcctcCCAGGGAGGATGCCGGTGCCCCCCTGGTCACACCCTCCCTCCTGCAGATGGTTCGGCTGCGCTCTGTGGGTGCTCCCACGGTGGCTCCAAACCCAGCATCAGCACCCTTAGCCCCCCAGAAGCCACTACGAAGGGCCCTGTCAGGGCGGGCCAGCCCAACGCCGGCCCCCTCCTCAGGGCTCCACGCTGCTGTTCGACTCAAGGCCTCCAATCTGGCTGCCAGCGTGGGCCCTGTGAGTGCCCAACCCAATGGACCACCTGAGGCAGAGCCACGGTCCCCTGCCTCTACGGCCAGCTTCATCTTCTCCAAGGGCACTAAAAAGCTGCAGTTGGAGCGGCCCCTGTCCCCTGAGACGCAAGCTGACCTCCAGCGGAACCTGGTAGCAGAGCTTCGGAGTATCTCAGAGCAACGGCCGCCCCAGGCCACAAAGAAGCCACCAAAGGCTCCCCCGCCCGTGGCCCGCAAGCCTTCTGGGGGAGtccccccacccacctctcccAGCTTCCTTCCGGCTGAGCCCCTCACTGCTCCTCCCACCAATGGGCTCCCTCACGCCCAGGCCGAAGACAGGACTAAGGAGGAGCTGGCGGAGAATGGAGGTGTCCCACAGCTGGTGGGCCCAGAAGAGCAGAAGCTGGGCGTACCTGGCTCAG GCCCGCAGAAGGAGCTGGTCTGA
- the KIAA1522 gene encoding uncharacterized protein KIAA1522 homolog isoform X3, with protein MVVFLGRHLPALLGLFKKGSAKAESDKRLSAGPSQGPGSVVDEHQDNVFFPSGRPPHLEELHTQAQEGLRSLQHQERQKLNKAAWDHGDTQSIQSSRTGPDEDSISFCSQTTSYTAESSTAEDALSIRSEMIQRKGSTFRPHDSFPKSCGKSGRRRRERRSTVLGLPQHVQKELGLRNEREAPGTPRPPGPRDAVRIPTVDGRPAGLASGPGARVSLQALEAEAEAGAKAEAMLQCHIDRIYRDDTLVGRSTGARPPPLTRPMSLAVPGLTGGAGPPEPLSPAMSISPQATYLSKLIPHAVLPPTVDVVALGRCSLRTLSRCSLLSASPASVRSFGHFSSASSPRPRSRHPSSSSDTWSHSQSSETIVSDGSTLSSKGGSEGPPEGSVASSSVVPPPQGGSGRGSPSGGSTAEASDTVSIRSGGQLSGRSVSLRKLKRPPPPPRRTHSLHQRGSVAPDGPLGLPPKPERKQQPQLPRPPTTGGSEGMGAAPCPSSSAGSWAPVLSPGGSRRPPRSPERTLSPSSGYSSQSGTPTLPPKGLAGASASPGKAQPPKPERVTSLRSPGASVSSSLTSLCSSSSDPAPSDRSGPHMSTTLGDRFVIPPHPKVPAPFSPPPSKPKSPKQAAPAPAAPAVIPGPISITAASPESPPTPQISLTPPQASLVASKDQSPPPSPPPSYHPPPPPTKKPEAVEEALSAPETAEEPLQDPNWPPPPPPAPEEQDLSMADFPPPEEAFFSVAGPEPAGPSHPPEPSSAAVSIQSQPCGTPDTPPALPAPPAAGSVTGLLAKVPGREPVGCSRGGGPPREDAGAPLVTPSLLQMVRLRSVGAPTVAPNPASAPLAPQKPLRRALSGRASPTPAPSSGLHAAVRLKASNLAASVGPVSAQPNGPPEAEPRSPASTASFIFSKGTKKLQLERPLSPETQADLQRNLVAELRSISEQRPPQATKKPPKAPPPVARKPSGGVPPPTSPSFLPAEPLTAPPTNGLPHAQAEDRTKEELAENGGVPQLVGPEEQKLGVPGSGPQKELV; from the exons ATGGTGGTGTTCCTGGGCCGCCACCTCCCGGCGCTCCTTGGGCTCTTTAAGAAGG GGTCTGCCAAGGCTGAGAGCGACAAGCGTCTAAGTGCAGGGCCCAGCCAGGGGCCAGGGTCTGTAGTGGATGAGCATCAGGACAATGTCTTCTTCCCCAGTGGCCGACCGCCTCACCTGGAAGAGCTGCACACGCAGGCCCAGGAGGGGCTCCGCTCCCTCCAGCACCAAG AAAGACAGAAACTGAACAAGGCTGCCTGGGACCATGGAGACACCCAGAGCATCCAG TCCTCCCGGACGGGGCCGGATGAAGACAGCATCTCCTTCTGCAGCCAGACCACTTCCTACACGGCCGAGAGCTCCACGGCAGAGGATGCTCTCTCCATCCGCTCTGAGATGATCCAGCGCAAAG GGTCCACCTTCCGACCCCATGACTCATTTCCCAAATCATGTGGAAAGTCAGGAcggcggcggcgggagcggcGGAGCACGGTGCTGGGACTGCCACAGCATGTGCAGAAGGAACTCG GCCTGCGGAATGAGCGTGAGGCACCAGGTACTCCTCGGCCTCCTGGCCCACGGGATGCTGTCCGAATCCCCACGGTGGATGGCCGCCCGGCAGGCCTGGCctcagggccaggggccagggtgtCCCTGCAGGCgctggaggcagaggcagaagccGGTGCCAAGGCAGAGGCCATGCTGCAGTGCCACATCGACCGCATCTACCGGGATGACACCCTCGTTGGCCGGTCCACGGGTGCCCGGCCCCCGCCACTCACCCGGCCCATGTCCCTGGCAGTTCCGGGACTGACAGGAGGGGCAGGGCCTCCAGAGCCCCTGAGCCCCGCCATGTCCATCTCGCCCCAGGCCACCTACTTGTCGAAGCTGATCCCCCACGCAGTGCTGCCACCCACAGTGGACGTGGTGGCCCTGGGCCGCTGCAGCCTGCGCACACTGAGCCGCTGCAGCCTGCTCTCAGCCAGCCCGGCCTCCGTCCGCTCGTTTGGCCACTTCTCCTCGGCCTCCAGCCCGCGGCCCCGCAGCCGCCATCCTTCTTCCTCCAGCGACACCTGGAGCCACTCTCAGTCCTCTGAGACCATCGTGTCTGACGGCTCTACCCTCTCCTCCAAGGGTGGCTCTGAGGGCCCGCCAGAGGGCTCCGTGGCCAGCAGCAGCgtggtgccccctccccaggggggCAGCGGGAGGGGCTCTCCCAGCGGGGGCAGCACTGCCGAGGCCTCAGACACTGTCAGCATTCGGAGTGGTGGGCAGTTGTCCGGCCGAAGCGTGTCCCTTCGGAAGCTGAAGCGGCCCCCGCCACCTCCCCGCCGGACCCACTCGCTCCATcagcgtggctcagtggcacCTGATGGGCCGTTGGGGTTGCCTCCCAAGCCCGAGCGGAAGCAGCAGCCACAGCTGCCCCGGCCCCCCACCACTGGTGGGTCAGAAGGGATGGGGGCGGCACCCTGTCCATCCAGCTCAGCAGGCAGCTGGGCACCTGTCCTGTCTCCAGGTGGCTCCCGGCGTCCCCCACGCTCCCCGGAACGGACACTGTCACCCTCCAGTGGATACTCGAGCCAAAGTGgtacccccaccctccctcccaaggGTCTAGCAGGGGCCTCTGCTTCCCCAGGCAAGGCCCAACCCCCTAAGCCAGAGCGCGTCACTTCTCTTCGATCTCCTGGggcctctgtctcctcctccctcacGTCTCTGTGTTCTTCCTCCTCTGATCCAGCCCCCTCGGACCGCTCTGGTCCACACATGTCAACCACCCTGGGTGACAGGTTTGTCATACCTCCTCACCCCAAGGTGcctgcccccttctccccacctccttcaAAGCCCAAGAGCCCTAAGCAAGCTGCCCCTGCTCCGGCTGCCCCTGCTGTGATCCCCGGGCCCATTTCCATCACTGCTGCCAGTCCTGAGTCCCCACCCACTCCCCAGATATCCCTGACTCCACCGCAGGCATCTCTTGTTGCCTCCAAAGACCAATcacccccaccatccccacccccatcttatcacccaccccccccacccactAAGAAGCCAGAGGCTGTTGAGGAGGCCCTGTCTGCCCCAGAGACTGCTGAGGAGCCCCTCCAAGATCCCaactggcccccacccccacctcctgcaccAGAGGAGCAGGACCTTTCCATGGCCGACTTCCCTCCACCTGAGGAGGCCTTCTTCTCTGTGGCTGGCCCTGAGCCTGCAGGCCCTTCCCACCCCCCGGAGCCCTCCTCAGCCGCTGTCTCTATCCAGAGCCAGCCCTGTGGTACCCCAGACACTCCTCCAGCTCTGCCAGCCCCGCCTGCTGCTGGTTCTGTCACAGGGCTTCTGGCCAAGGTCCCTGGGAGGGAACCAGTGGGctgcagcaggggtggggggcctcCCAGGGAGGATGCCGGTGCCCCCCTGGTCACACCCTCCCTCCTGCAGATGGTTCGGCTGCGCTCTGTGGGTGCTCCCACGGTGGCTCCAAACCCAGCATCAGCACCCTTAGCCCCCCAGAAGCCACTACGAAGGGCCCTGTCAGGGCGGGCCAGCCCAACGCCGGCCCCCTCCTCAGGGCTCCACGCTGCTGTTCGACTCAAGGCCTCCAATCTGGCTGCCAGCGTGGGCCCTGTGAGTGCCCAACCCAATGGACCACCTGAGGCAGAGCCACGGTCCCCTGCCTCTACGGCCAGCTTCATCTTCTCCAAGGGCACTAAAAAGCTGCAGTTGGAGCGGCCCCTGTCCCCTGAGACGCAAGCTGACCTCCAGCGGAACCTGGTAGCAGAGCTTCGGAGTATCTCAGAGCAACGGCCGCCCCAGGCCACAAAGAAGCCACCAAAGGCTCCCCCGCCCGTGGCCCGCAAGCCTTCTGGGGGAGtccccccacccacctctcccAGCTTCCTTCCGGCTGAGCCCCTCACTGCTCCTCCCACCAATGGGCTCCCTCACGCCCAGGCCGAAGACAGGACTAAGGAGGAGCTGGCGGAGAATGGAGGTGTCCCACAGCTGGTGGGCCCAGAAGAGCAGAAGCTGGGCGTACCTGGCTCAG GCCCGCAGAAGGAGCTGGTCTGA